From the Cucumis sativus cultivar 9930 chromosome 5, Cucumber_9930_V3, whole genome shotgun sequence genome, the window tataattttggttaagaaataattaaattaaattagaaaagatgaattaataagaaaatttgaagattgagatattaaatatatatatatatatatatatatatatatatatataaattattattattattactcttttaatttgtttaatatatttttaataacatgttttgttaatatatgagattttttttaaaaaaattgaaaattggaaaaaaaatatatgtataattttgattaagaaagaattaaattaaattagaaaaatgaatttaataagaaaaattgaagattgaagattgtgatatttaaatatatataaagaaaaaaataaaaaaataaattaatttaataaagaaagatatttttagaatttgaatgtataatatatatattatattatatgtgagtatgtatatataaataatgagaaaaaatgaagtgtgtgggacccacgtatataaataatgagaaaattaaaaaatgtggggCCCAgtgtagtataaatataaaaataaggaaaaaatagagTATGTGGGGGCCACTGcatggaagtcgtgtaccccgtccacgacttcacctcaaaacacctatttttgaaaatagttttgcatctaccctatttttgaaatatgtttcaaattttacattatttttaaaaaaaatccctaGGTAAATGACTTCATCTTTCTGATTTATGAACATATACTTGAATCTTAAACTACATATAtaagaaatttcattaaatttttttttaacaatgtaCAATACAGTCTTCAATTGTTGGGTtacataaaaaatgataaaaagaccCGACAACACATTgacatttataatttatattataagcGAAGGTCTAATATTGACATTTTGGAATCTGAGATATCAAATATAGACTAACTCTAAATcacttttaattcatttattagtGAATTAGGACATGGCCATAGATTACCTTTAATCAGGTCAcatcaaattttatagaatattCAAGCCCAAATAAAAAGGCATTTCTCAGACTCAAGGGAAgaataaatcttcaaaaaaaaaaaaaaaaaaaaacaattaatttattggtagattgcttttaaaaaaaattgtatctGTTAATGATATCATTtcttgaatgaaaattattattatttaagatttattaaaaatataagaactaaaattgTGTGTGTagggataaaataaaataacttgttatgtatatattaacaatCTCACATATATACAAGCAAAGCTTCTAAAGTGATGATATCTACATTATCATCCAGCAAAAAACTACACACAAGATACAGAAATTGTGCTCATACTTGCAACATTCCAGATTCCACACTTTATCGTCCTTCTGATGCAATCTCGAGCTCGGCCCACCAAAGAGGAGAAAGCCTTGGGATCGCTTCATCTGGGGTTATCCCAGTTATTAATCTCAACCTTGAGGTAATGAGCTTCATTGTTGGTCTCTGCTCTGGATTGGAATGTAAGCAAGATCTTAGTAACTGACCGATTTGCTCCAACTGCTCTTCCTGGAACGATGTGAGAGTCGGATCTATGAGCTCCTTGAGTGGTTTGTCCAATTTTAAGTACTGTATGGCCCAGCCTTCAAGTGTACCATTTTGTGCTGAATGGGGGATTCTACCTGTCATTAGTTCTAACAACACTAAACCAAAGCTGTAAATTTGGCTTTCTGGACCTCCTGATGAAGTGTTTAAGAGATGTCCACTGGTGCAGTTTCGCTCGTTAGCAACGATTTTGTTTTGCAAACTACACTCTGCAATCTTTGCTGCATAATCCTCGGTCAGATTGACGGCTGATGATGTAAGGTTGAGATGGATTAGCGGTGCACTCTGCTCGTGCAAATATTCAAGAGAGTAAGCCATTCCCATTACTATTCTCATTCGCATTCTCCAGTTCAAGTGTTCGAATTCTTCATCTGCaaagcaaaagagaaaaaaaaaacaatcaaatttctaCGAAAAGTATAGTAGATTGAATTGAACAAGGTTGTGATTACAAATATGGCGAAAACAACTTCCAACTTCTATGGCATCCTCCAAAggaattttacataaatgtagaaTATCTAGCATTCTATGGTTGATGACAGTATTACTCCAGCCTCCAAACTGGAGCGATAACAACAAGACATAATGTTTTTCAGACAAATGCATATTTGAAACACGTATCAGCTTTTTAGACAAATTCATATTCGAAACACTTCTCCAAATAACATAGAATTCAACTTGGTTTTCCACCGCGCCAATGAGCATCTTccaaatatttaacttaagtcCATTTTATGGCTGAAATCAACTTCATTATCATAGTATATTCATTTGTCTATAAGCATATAAAGCATATTACATCTGTAAATTGAGCTACTTTTCGTCAAACCTGAACTTATCTAGATAGAAACTATCTtattaaatggaaaaatgatGGTAAATGAGAATATGGTTTGATACTTACCATGAAGATGTTCGAATACCGTTCCATTAGGAGCATATTCGAAAACCATCATCCTACTGAAGGGCTCCTCCTCCTCGCAATACCCAATAAGGTTGACAAAGTTCTTGTGGTTTATTTTCGATAGTGTATCGATCTACAACAAGATAATAAGAAATGTTAGAAATATCAGGCTTGACAAGTCAAAGAGAAAACATGGATCGGTGAAAGTTATATATCAGCTACCTTTTTCCTGAACTGAGCTTCCAACGCCATGGACCAATCTTTAGACGACTTCACTGAAATGATGTTAACGGCTATTTCAACCCCACTAGACAATGTCCCTTTATAGACCGGACCAATGGGTGAATAACCAATCACATTACTGAAATCCTCACAAGATACTTCAAGCTCTGATCTTTTCAGCTTTGGAACACCTGAGAAACACATCCCCAGTTAGAAGCAAGAAGATGCTGCCATAATTGCTATATCTAATCAGTCAACCCACAAAAGGAAGGAGAATAAATCATAAAAGGATACTGCCATGATTCTTTcagattctaaaatttgagactaaatacatattaaaaatgaacaCAGTGAAACCATGGAATACTGGTTATATTCCAATATCTTGATACTTTCACTTCTCAACTGACTAGTAGTTTCATCTAAAGCTAGCCTAATCAGTTCCAAATCGGTAGATCAatcaaaaagcaaaaactAACCAATTAATGAAACCACtagattttttgttcttttttcagAATGAAGAATACCGGTAACGAATGCTTTCTGAAGCTGTCCGCTTAGTCCCGTCGCCCATGGTTTGACAGTAGCTTTATTGTTGGTCCAGAGGTAAATGCCAACGGCCAATGCAATAACAAATACTGCAGCCCCTACACTTACTCCTACAACTACACCGACTGAAGACTTGTTCTTGCCTCCTTGTTGTTTTGAAGAAGGCTGAGGTGAAGGTAGTCCCTCAGGTGCTGCTGGTGGGGTTTTCTCTGAAGGAGCCTTAAATGAAGGAGGTGGACTGGTTGCATTATTTGACGTAGAGATGCCAGTACCTGGTGGTGGTGGTTGAGAACCTTGAGCTCCCGCTGGTGGTGATGGTGGTGGTGAATTTGATGGTGGTCTATCAGAATTGCCACCAGATGGTGATGGTGGAGTTAGAGGAACTACAACTTCTGCAACTCTACCCTGAATTGTCAACTGAGCTTGACTAGCCGATGCCCGGagttctcttcttcctctactGTCTTTTACTTGAACAGCATCACTAGCAAAAACGAAACACACAATctaattaagatatttttcaAGCAAAATAAACGTTGACAGAATAAGATGAATTGTAGAAAAGCGGGATTTGATTTCAAAAGGATAGGTTTTCGAATGAAGTCATCCATTTATCTTGCACACTAAAGTAGTTTTTCATTTCAGTAATCCACAATGACAATTGACTGTAAATAACATTTCAGTCATGGCATTTTCCTTCAAGTTCTTCATTTCGTAAATAAAGGAATCCTTCTAAACTTAACCCAATGGGCATAAGATTCAGCCTGTGTCAGAACttaaaattaacatgtaatAAGATGAATTGGGGTCACAAACCATGACATCGATTCCTTGTTGCATAATGATCCTTCCGCTGTATTAGAAAGCTGATTCTCATCAACTTGAAACTCAGAAAGTAGTTGAAGCTGATAAATTTCAGGAGATAAGCTACGAAGATCCTTATTGTTATCCAACAGGCTGCATATGTTTACAGAAAACTAAAGTTATTAAGGAGGTGGAGGAGAAAAagttaaagcaaaaaaaactaactCTTAATTGGTTGAAGCCAAACATACAGGATTCCAAGTGAAAGATTACTTCCAAGATCAGATGGAAGTGGCCCACAGAAATTGTTATATCCTAAATCTAGCACCTCCAGTTCTTCAAGTCCTC encodes:
- the LOC101206710 gene encoding probable inactive receptor-like protein kinase At3g56050 isoform X2 → MGKVQNLSFHRFRLRIGVYGFVVISLLFQSFHLSWSLNEEGLTLLKFRERVVNDPFGVLSNWNDHKEDINPCFWFGVECSDGKVVSLNLKDLCLEGTLTPELKNLVHIKSINLRNNSFTGTIPQGLGGLEELEVLDLGYNNFCGPLPSDLGSNLSLGILLLDNNKDLRSLSPEIYQLQLLSEFQVDENQLSNTAEGSLCNKESMSCDAVQVKDSRGRRELRASASQAQLTIQGRVAEVVVPLTPPSPSGGNSDRPPSNSPPPSPPAGAQGSQPPPPGTGISTSNNATSPPPSFKAPSEKTPPAAPEGLPSPQPSSKQQGGKNKSSVGVVVGVSVGAAVFVIALAVGIYLWTNNKATVKPWATGLSGQLQKAFVTGVPKLKRSELEVSCEDFSNVIGYSPIGPVYKGTLSSGVEIAVNIISVKSSKDWSMALEAQFRKKIDTLSKINHKNFVNLIGYCEEEEPFSRMMVFEYAPNGTVFEHLHDEEFEHLNWRMRMRIVMGMAYSLEYLHEQSAPLIHLNLTSSAVNLTEDYAAKIAECSLQNKIVANERNCTSGHLLNTSSGGPESQIYSFGLVLLELMTGRIPHSAQNGTLEGWAIQYLKLDKPLKELIDPTLTSFQEEQLEQIGQLLRSCLHSNPEQRPTMKLITSRLRLITGITPDEAIPRLSPLWWAELEIASEGR
- the LOC101206710 gene encoding probable inactive receptor-like protein kinase At3g56050 isoform X1 — its product is MGKVQNLSFHRFRLRIGVYGFVVISLLFQSFHLSWSLNEEGLTLLKFRERVVNDPFGVLSNWNDHKEDINPCFWFGVECSDGKVVSLNLKDLCLEGTLTPELKNLVHIKSINLRNNSFTGTIPQGLGGLEELEVLDLGYNNFCGPLPSDLGSNLSLGILLLDNNKDLRSLSPEIYQLQLLSEFQVDENQLSNTAEGSLCNKESMSCDAVQVKDSRGRRELRASASQAQLTIQGRVAEVVVPLTPPSPSGGNSDRPPSNSPPPSPPAGAQGSQPPPPGTGISTSNNATSPPPSFKAPSEKTPPAAPEGLPSPQPSSKQQGGKNKSSVGVVVGVSVGAAVFVIALAVGIYLWTNNKATVKPWATGLSGQLQKAFVTGILHSEKRTKNLVVSLIGVPKLKRSELEVSCEDFSNVIGYSPIGPVYKGTLSSGVEIAVNIISVKSSKDWSMALEAQFRKKIDTLSKINHKNFVNLIGYCEEEEPFSRMMVFEYAPNGTVFEHLHDEEFEHLNWRMRMRIVMGMAYSLEYLHEQSAPLIHLNLTSSAVNLTEDYAAKIAECSLQNKIVANERNCTSGHLLNTSSGGPESQIYSFGLVLLELMTGRIPHSAQNGTLEGWAIQYLKLDKPLKELIDPTLTSFQEEQLEQIGQLLRSCLHSNPEQRPTMKLITSRLRLITGITPDEAIPRLSPLWWAELEIASEGR